In the Alistipes provencensis genome, CCATCAGCCGGCGCAGGGGAAGCGGGTATTCGATGAATTCGTATTTGAGGGGTACATACTCGGTGTTCTCGATCGAAAAGGGAAGCTTGAATTCGCCGAGCTGGAAATTCAGCGCATCGAAAGGCCGGTAGCGGATGTAGGCATCGACGATCTTCGGCGAGACGAACTCGACCTGCACCCGGTAGTCGAGTTTCGGAGCGATGGCGCCCGCGAGGTTCAGGCGCACGCGTTTGATGAAAAAGGACGAGGAGGTCTCCGACCACTCGTAGCCCGTCTGCACATAACCCGAAATCTCGGGCAGGCGGGCGAGAACCTTGTCCCACGTCGAGGTTTTGGCTTTCAGGGCCTCGATTTCGGCCGACAGCTCCGCAACGGAGGGTTCGGCGGCCGGTTCCCGGGCCTGAACCCCGAGGCAAAGCAGGACAAAGAGCAGCGTAACGATCGGTTTCATAAGCAGCTAACTTGAATTCGGGTACAAATGTCGGGATTTCATCGCTGCGGGTCAATACGCCTAAATACCTAAAAAGGGCCGGATTGCTCCGGCCCCTGAATCAAAATAGTCCCGTGCGGCGCTACCGCGGCATGGGAAACGAAAGCGTACGCGCGTCGAGATAGGCGTCGGGGAATGGACTCCAGTTCCACGCCTGTCCGTTCGAAAGGGTGAAATGCTGTCCCAGACGCAGGGTGTTGTTGTCGATGACGGTGATGCGCGAAGGCAGGTTCTCCTTCTGAATCACCACCACCGAGGTCATCGACACCGTGGGTTTGGTCTTCACCGGCACCATCGTCTTATAGTCGGGTTTCCAAGGCGACATGTGCGCCAATGAATCGGGAAGCGCAAAGCCCGACGTGCGGGTCGTATCGCGTTTGAAATCGAATTTCGGCTCCTGAGCGGAGGCGGTCAGCGCAACGGCGAGCGCAACGGCCGCAAACAACATCTTTCTCATAATTTTTCCCTCTGTTTATCTTTATTCATTAACGCTAAAACACTTCCCGTAGTATGCGCACCGACTGCACGGCGCTGATGGCATCGAGGTGATAGCCGAAATAGGCCAGCATTGCTCCGAGAAAGTCCGACCGCCGGTCGCGGTTCAGCCCCACTTCGCCCAGCCGCCGCACGTCGCAGTGCAGCATCGTGTCGAGCAGCTCGGCGCACTCCTGCGTCATCACCCCCGGATGCGCGGGCCGCACGGGGGTATACAGTCCCTCGCGGATGTCGAACCACGCCCCCGGCGTATAATCGTTGCCCGGGCGGTAGCCCAGCAGGCGGCTCAGGTTGGCCAAGAACCAGAGGTGGAAATTCGAAACCCCGTTGTCCATCGCATCCAGCGCCTCGGCCGAACTCCACACGAAATCGAAAAGCGGCTCGTTGGGCTCGCTCTCCCGGACCAAGCGGTACAAAACTTCGGCCATAAAGAGCGCCATCGTCGACTTGCGGACGTCGAACGGCAGGCTTTGCAGCACGAACCCCGCGCGCACCTCCTTGAAGCGGTCCATCTGCTGCCGCGGGGATTCCAGCCCCTCGAACTCGACGGGAAACATCGGCTGGAACAGCGCCAGCTTCGATCCCCGCCCGCTGCGGCTGCGGACCCCCTGTACCATGTAGCTGCGGCGGCCCCCGACGTCGGTCAGCAGATAGGCGACCATCGACGAATCGCCGTATTTGAGCGTGTGCAGCACGATGCCGCGGCCCTTGTAGCTTTTCAAATCACTAAATCAATCTCTTTTATCGAACGCCTTCCGAACCGGACCGCCGTTCTCGCGGCGTTCCGCCGCGTTTACAAATCTGACCCCACCCCAAACCCCTCCCTCGGGAGGGGCTTATCGCATGCGATCGGAATTACTCCCGTTTTTTAGCATGTACAACAACCCAGTTATCACGGGTTTTAACAGCAACAATCTCCATTCCCAGTTTTGCGGCGGCCTCCGTGACCGCCGGGACATCCTGTTCCAGAAATCCGCTCATCACCAGATCGCCGCCCGGAGTCAATGCCGCGGCATAGGCCGG is a window encoding:
- the recO gene encoding DNA repair protein RecO, whose product is MKSYKGRGIVLHTLKYGDSSMVAYLLTDVGGRRSYMVQGVRSRSGRGSKLALFQPMFPVEFEGLESPRQQMDRFKEVRAGFVLQSLPFDVRKSTMALFMAEVLYRLVRESEPNEPLFDFVWSSAEALDAMDNGVSNFHLWFLANLSRLLGYRPGNDYTPGAWFDIREGLYTPVRPAHPGVMTQECAELLDTMLHCDVRRLGEVGLNRDRRSDFLGAMLAYFGYHLDAISAVQSVRILREVF